A single window of Chloracidobacterium sp. DNA harbors:
- a CDS encoding tetratricopeptide repeat protein, producing MLTCSSRFTGFIALKIGIAILAVIVIVSNAVPPANAQEIDDPAEDAVAIFNQAQELHEQGKIADAIELYKKAIKVFPEFPEAEYQCGTAQLSLGRTAEAEKAFRRAIELRPDWTLPMTNLGTLLLTKGDLAEAENVLSKSIELDDQSFPALAAMAELKLRTKASAAVLSELLTKISALTGKAKPTASLWTARAALENALGRTQNAKASLSNALAIDPSNRFALSELTEIALAEGDTLKASETVALLEKIAPVTVETRLLRARVYAANGNNNDALKTLETLPAPLSAEAAAFRTRLLAATSDNAGELEKQLSATPGDAAILGRLCSLYRVDAPAKALDYCRRASEAEPNNINHVVGLGAALVQAKMYEPAIGLFRKLLTIAPDNSTVHANLGTALFQLKRYAEAKQEYGWLVSKQPDLPIAYFFLAICHDQLAEYLDAMANYQQFLRIADPSKSQLEIDKVQLRIPILQRQINEKKGKK from the coding sequence ATGCTTACTTGTAGTTCCCGTTTTACCGGTTTCATCGCCCTCAAGATCGGCATCGCCATTTTAGCGGTCATTGTGATCGTGTCGAACGCAGTGCCTCCAGCAAATGCTCAGGAAATAGATGACCCCGCCGAAGACGCGGTCGCTATTTTTAACCAAGCTCAGGAACTTCACGAGCAAGGAAAGATCGCCGATGCGATCGAACTTTATAAGAAAGCTATAAAGGTTTTTCCGGAATTTCCGGAGGCTGAATATCAATGCGGCACGGCACAACTGAGCCTTGGCCGCACCGCCGAAGCAGAAAAGGCATTCAGGCGGGCGATCGAACTGCGGCCCGATTGGACGTTGCCTATGACGAACCTTGGGACACTCTTGCTTACCAAAGGCGATCTCGCGGAAGCCGAAAACGTTCTGTCCAAGTCGATCGAACTCGACGACCAGAGTTTCCCTGCCCTCGCGGCAATGGCTGAATTGAAGTTACGCACAAAGGCCTCGGCGGCGGTCCTTTCGGAGCTTTTAACAAAAATAAGTGCTCTTACCGGAAAGGCGAAGCCCACTGCATCGCTCTGGACTGCCCGCGCGGCGCTCGAGAATGCCCTTGGCCGAACGCAGAATGCAAAGGCCAGCCTGAGCAATGCTCTCGCTATTGACCCGAGTAACCGCTTTGCTCTTTCAGAATTGACTGAGATCGCTCTTGCCGAGGGTGACACTCTAAAAGCGTCGGAAACGGTCGCTTTGCTGGAGAAGATAGCTCCCGTAACCGTTGAAACAAGGCTTTTACGAGCGAGGGTGTACGCGGCAAACGGCAATAATAACGACGCACTCAAGACCCTTGAGACGCTACCAGCTCCGCTTTCGGCAGAAGCAGCCGCATTTCGCACACGCCTGCTCGCCGCGACATCCGATAACGCCGGCGAACTGGAAAAGCAATTGTCCGCGACTCCGGGTGACGCTGCGATTCTAGGCCGACTGTGCTCGCTCTACCGTGTCGATGCTCCGGCGAAGGCCCTCGATTATTGCCGCCGGGCATCTGAGGCCGAGCCCAATAATATCAATCACGTCGTCGGCTTGGGCGCCGCATTGGTGCAGGCAAAAATGTATGAGCCGGCGATCGGGCTTTTTCGCAAGCTCCTGACGATCGCCCCCGACAATTCAACAGTGCACGCAAATTTAGGCACAGCTCTATTTCAGTTAAAGCGTTACGCGGAAGCAAAACAGGAATATGGATGGTTGGTCTCAAAACAGCCTGACCTGCCGATTGCATACTTTTTCCTTGCTATATGTCACGATCAGCTTGCGGAGTATCTTGACGCTATGGCAAATTACCAGCAATTCCTTCGAATAGCCGATCCTTCGAAGAGTCAACTCGAGATCGACAAGGTCCAGTTGCGAATACCGATACTCCAAAGGCAGATAAACGAAAAGAAGGGAAAGAAATGA